A stretch of the Helicoverpa armigera isolate CAAS_96S chromosome 5, ASM3070526v1, whole genome shotgun sequence genome encodes the following:
- the LOC110370698 gene encoding ribonuclease H1, translated as MKLCSLQMSLAKVVLLNISFKIKLLLNSSAPLVFVSKMPFYAVAKGRMPGIFMSWPDCEAQVKGFPGARYKKFDTINGAQDFITTQGGQSSSAQPKKFNSQVKTTSVNNLKRTISTSSINQSKVKDKPKRKSKASLGYVEENDDSDADDSDDLNTIVCKQLDDIEKRLKSFEKGVDNIIKKGTKKTILIEPPQSKKRKTSGGEEFEMDNDGFVQVYTDGACSANGKSGARAGLGVFWGNGHPLNVSEPVSGRATNNCGEIQAATRAIKIALQNGVKKLSINTDSKFVINSVTKWMPGWKRKGWKLASGEPVKNETDFKDLDSVQHKLQIKWNYVEAHRGVHGNEMADQLAKAGASMYNK; from the exons ATGAAATTATGTTCATTACAAATGTCACTTGCGAAGGTAGTTTTACTGaacatttcttttaaaattaagttactaTTAAACAGCAGTGCGCCGTTAGTGTTTGTTTCTAAGATGCCGTTTTACGCCGTTGCAAAAGGTCGGATGCCAGGCATATTTATGTCGTGGCCTGATTGCGAAGCCCAAGTAAAAGGTTTCCCCGGTGCGAGATACAAGAAATTTGATACAATTAATGGTGCTCAAGATTTTATTACTACACAAGGCGGACAAAGCAGCAGTGCACAGCCAAAAAAATTTAATAGCCAAGTCAAGACTACTTCAGTTAATAACCTAAAAAGGACTATTTCTACTAGTAGTATAAATCAAAGTAAAGTCAAAGACAAACCTAAAAGGAAATCTAAAGCTAGTTTGGGCTATGTAGAGGAGAATGATGACTCCGACGCTGATGATTCCGATGACTTGAACACAATCGTATGTAAACAATTGGATGACATAGAAAAAAGATTGAAATCATTCGAGAAAGGCGTggataacataattaaaaagggtactaagaaaactattttaatagaaCCTCCACAGAGCAAAAAACGTAAGACAAGTGGTGGAGAGGAATTTGAAATGGATAATGATGGGTTTGTACAGGTATACACTGATGGAGCATGTTCTGCCAATGGTAAGAGTGGAGCCCGAGCTGGTCTCGGCGTGTTCTGGGGCAATGGCCATCCTCTGAATGTCAGTGAGCCTGTGTCTGGGCGGGCCACTAACAATTGTGGAGAGATCCAGGCTGCCACACGGGCTATCAAGATTGCACTTCAGAATGGAGTTAAAAAACTATCAATTAACACAGACTCAAAGTTTGTCATTAATTCAGTCACAAAATGGATGCCAG GTTGGAAGCGGAAAGGCTGGAAGCTAGCATCGGGTGAGCCTGTAAAGAATGAAACAGACTTCAAAGACTTGGACAGTGTACAGCACAAGTTACAGATCAAATGGAACTATGTGGAGGCCCACCGAGGAGTGCACGGCAATGAGATGGCTGACCAACTCGCTAAGGCTGGTGCCTccatgtataataaataa
- the LOC110370708 gene encoding ribonuclease H1, producing MSNNQFTKVYTDGACSSNGRSGARAGYGVYWGPDHPLNVSSPVSGGRATNNTGEIQAATRAMQQAYENGIPKVEINTDSKFLIDSATKWMPGWKQNGWKLASGEPVKNERDFRELDRAARNVEVKWRHVPSHQGVHGNEMADKLAKAGASKYY from the exons ATGAGCAACAACCAGTTTACGAAAGTTTACACTGATGGAGCCTGTTCATCAAATGGCAGGAGTGGAGCACGTGCTGGTTACGGCGTCTACTGGGGACCTGATCATCCACTCAACGTGAGTTCCCCGGTCTCAGGAGGCCGGGCCACGAACAACACTGGCGAGATCCAGGCCGCCACTCGAGCCATGCAACAAGCATACGAGAATGGCATTCCCAAGGTGGAGATCAACACAGACTCAAAATTCCTCATTGACTCAGCTACAAAATGGATGCCAG GTTGGAAACAAAACGGCTGGAAGCTGGCATCAGGGGAACCGGTGAAGAACGAAAGAGACTTCAGGGAGCTTGATCGCGCCGCGCGCAACGTCGAGGTCAAATGGAGACATGTTCCATCTCATCAGGGAGTACATGGAAACGAAATGGCAGACAAACTTGCCAAGGCTGGGGCCTCCAAGTATTATTAA
- the LOC126056394 gene encoding uncharacterized protein LOC126056394 produces the protein MGVEFLKRNAELSQRLAANIKRSRAGTDRETLSDYIQNLAEVLKDVPPENIWNYDETNLCDDPGQKDFDEKRHQIPEIIRDTSKSSTSIMFAGSAEGELLPPYVVYKSKQLWNTWTENGPKNTRYNCSPSGWFDMNIFNDWFFALVLPKLKKQEGPKVLIGDNLSSHISVDVLKACKENNIRFVCLPPNSTHLTQPLDVAFFHPMKVAWRKILTTWKQCEQGIREKTVQKSSFPVLLKKLLADLEENRKENLKSGFRKCGIYPTNANALLERLPKPVDKTAAENSFLETLQAKRVEWTGGVNPKRRRTKLNIVPGRSVTELIDSSLADKENEEPCLEMEAQASTSEPRRTRIHSDSTYAESEISLHDSSNDETMNDMLETMSEEETTVDNARESSKTKKFKPLIKAEGEYVAFTYEGEVFPGIITKINDKGPYISSMKRSLKYWKWPKPKDEIQYTWNEVLGCISAPKKIGRREFYTVPDLDQIWGT, from the coding sequence ATGGGTGTCGAGTTTTTGAAAAGAAATGCTGAATTGTCACAGCGCCTCGCTGCTAATATAAAGCGCAGTAGAGCTGGCACTGATCGGGAAACTCTTTCAGATTATATTCAAAATTTAGCAGAGGTGTTAAAAGATGTTCCACCAGAAAATATTTGGAATTACGATGAGACGAATTTATGTGATGACCCTGGGCAAAAAGATTTTGACGAGAAGAGGCACCAAATACCCGAAATTATAAGAGATACATCCAAAAGTTCTACATCGATCATGTTTGCTGGAAGTGCTGAAGGAGAATTACTTCCGCCATACGTCGTCTATAAATCTAAGCAGCTATGGAATACTTGGACAGAAAATGGGCCGAAAAATACTCGCTACAATTGTAGTCCTTCCGGATGGTTCGACATGAACATATTCAATGACTGGTTTTTCGCACTTGTACTGCCAAAGCTCAAAAAACAGGAAGGCCCTAAAGTCCTCATAGGCGACAATCTATCGTCACATATTTCGGTAGATGTTCTTAAAGCttgcaaagaaaataacataCGGTTCGTGTGTCTTCCTCCGAACAGCACCCACTTGACGCAACCACTCGATGTCGCCTTCTTTCATCCAATGAAAGTTGCATGGCGGAAAATTCTAACGACATGGAAGCAGTGCGAACAAGGCATACGGGAAAAAACTGTTCAAAAGAGCAGTTTTCCAGTCTTACTTAAAAAACTTCTTGCGGATTTAGaagaaaatagaaaagaaaacttaaaatccGGTTTCAGGAAATGTGGGATTTATCCGACCAATGCAAATGCCTTATTAGAGAGATTGCCTAAACCTGTTGATAAGACTGCGGCAGAAAATTCTTTTTTGGAAACACTTCAAGCCAAGAGAGTGGAATGGACTGGAGGCGTTAACCCGAAAAGACGACGAACGAAACTCAACATAGTTCCGGGAAGAAGTGTCACGGAGCTGATAGACAGTTCACTGGCGGACAAAGAAAACGAGGAGCCATGTCTTGAAATGGAAGCCCAGGCCTCGACTTCAGAACCTCGTCGTACAAGAATTCATAGCGACAGTACATATGCCGAGAGTGAAATATCTCTTCATGACTCTTCAAACGATGAAACAATGAATGATATGCTGGAGACAATGTCAGAAGAAGAGACAACCGTAGACAATGCCAGGGAaagttctaaaacaaaaaaatttaaaccacTCATAAAGGCCGAAGGAGAATATGTAGCTTTCACATACGAAGGGGAAGTCTTCCCAGGCATCATCACGAAAATCAATGATAAAGGACCGTACATATCCTCAATGAAAAGGTCTCTCAAATATTGGAAATGGCCAAAACCAAAGGATGAGATCCAATACACTTGGAATGAAGTTCTTGGATGTATATCTGCACCGAAGAAAATTGGTCGACGTGAATTTTATACTGTTCCTGATCTCGATCAAATTTGGGGGACCTAA